In Haliotis asinina isolate JCU_RB_2024 chromosome 15, JCU_Hal_asi_v2, whole genome shotgun sequence, the sequence TCGATGACCATGAGACATACTTAATAATATCGTTCGTTTCCAGGTACAAGACGTGTTGAGAAAAGCAGTCTCTAGGATGTCAGCGATAGGGCTTTTCCTTGAACTTGCTCGGAACGACACCATGGACTACTCGGGCAAAATTACCGAACTTGAGAGGAAGATAATGGAGATTGTGTGTCAGATGTATCAGCTGATGAAGGACATCAAcgcggaagtgacgtcacatgtGACACGTGACCTTGTAACCTCCGAATTCCGAGTTGGTCTTGACATGTCAGGCCGACACAAACGAAACCTTCTGATTACAAAAGGTGCGAAAGCGATGCTTTGTAAGTTTGTGGACAGACTTCGGGATCTCACACAGATGCagaagttacctcccctgaagaACTGAAGATCTCATGTGCCATGTACTtatttgttgatttgttgatatatatgtttataaatgtgatctatttttttatttaatgtCAGTGTATTTTGTGATTAAAATATCCAGTGGCGTTTTCTAGTTCTTTGGTCAATCTGCTGGCTGTCATGAGCAACCCAAAcagaatctctctctctctctctttctctctctctctctctctctctctctctctctctgtctgtctgtgtgtgtgtgtgtaaacctTTGAATAATTGAATAATTTGGGGTAAAACAGTAGGAACAAAGCATCACACATAGTGACACAGacattcagacagacagacgactctctctctctcttctctctctttctctctctctctctctctctgtctctctctctctctctctcacacacacacacacacacacacacacacagacacaaatgcTCATACCCACATTCCTCCTCCTCGCGCCGCACCGGTAAAGCCCACATGGAAATAAGGTTGGAAAATGAAAACCGTCcctttattattttattatcacCATAGGGATTTCATTGAAATGTGAACACGTCATAATATGCATCACGTTTTATCGTATATATTTGTAAAGATGTCCGGGTATAATATCAGTCGTATGAGCAATAAATATCTCACTTTGAAGCTCCAGTAGTTTCACTGTGAACGCAGTTAGAGAACACTGCGGCGATTTGACAGTGTGTGACATGggaatttcagcaatatttccgcATCGTGCCATTAATTATTTTCTTAATACAATAAGAACATCATATATATCTCTAGCAAATGGCATATTGGAAAATCTTCAATGAAGCATATAAATGACAAACTGCTTTAGATTTGCCACAGCTGGATGACCGATGTTCGACTGTGCGCGTCAATAGATCATCAAACAGGGGAAACTGGTAACTTTCCCCTCTCATAAACAACCCTTCCCTGTTGCTGTTGTAGAGTGCGTGACGTCATGTTTTTAACAAGCATTTCATCACCTATTCCGTGAAGCGGACCTTCTTTACTACAGGTGCGCCTAAGATCAGCTGTCTCATAAATCATTCAGATGTATTGTACTGCGGGGACGAGGACTGAGCTCATggtcaaa encodes:
- the LOC137265465 gene encoding uncharacterized protein; translation: MRVSVLVSYHLASVLSLAAASLWEPNIDFWTAGCEGRSNVTDPSSSVSPTSKREDRAVNDSLVLILFMSRTAARICDELNNTIVVELNKTDIQVNLPGESQLETLLQGGTPDQTQQVQDVLRKAVSRMSAIGLFLELARNDTMDYSGKITELERKIMEIVCQMYQLMKDINAEVTSHVTRDLVTSEFRVGLDMSGRHKRNLLITKGAKAMLCKFVDRLRDLTQMQKLPPLKN